The following coding sequences lie in one Chelonia mydas isolate rCheMyd1 chromosome 6, rCheMyd1.pri.v2, whole genome shotgun sequence genomic window:
- the TBRG1 gene encoding transforming growth factor beta regulator 1 encodes MKKVSRKSQNEKYRLKYSRLRRAAKAMVFENAALCDEIARLEEKFLRAREERRFLFTKLLQLQALAAEEESPAVPLGGISAGYSVAPTPGPDEPAPAGKRPKKGKENGRAAKRRAAPDRGVRRLVQPVPLDPSGRPVFPIALGGLTVYSLGEIVADRPGFHDEGAIYPVGFCSTRVYASMRRPDQRCLYTCQIKDGGAGPRFEIVPEDEPGSALAGTTADTCHTQLLAAISAARGRPYPELEPAGADFFGFSHPAVHNLIQSCPGARKCGAYRWVRFEVCRPGDGQVPQGLPDNCAATDFQSFRRRAQEEEERDRGGGGPGGRALGLTPAQAFTSPRSYGDVFLSRPPASPSHGSPDGSDD; translated from the coding sequence ATGAAGAAGGTGTCAAGGAAGAGCCAGAATGAGAAGTACCGGCTGAAGTACAGCCGGCTGCGCCGGGCAGCCAAGGCCATGGTGTTCGAGAATGCAGCACTGTGCGATGAAATTGCCCGGCTGGAGGAGAAATTCCTGCGGGCGAGAGAGGAGCGTCGATTCCTCTTCAccaagctgctgcagctgcaggcgCTGGCAGCCGAGGAGGAGAGCCCGGCGGTGCCCCTGGGGGGCATTTCAGCAGGGTACAGCGTGGCACCAACGCCTGGCCCAGATGAGCCAGCACCTGCGGGGAAGCGGCCCAAGAAGGGCAAGGAGAACGGGCGTGCGGCCAAGCGGCGGGCAGCGCCAGACAGGGGGGTGCGGCGGCTGGTGCAGCCAGTGCCGCTGGACCCCTCGGGTCGGCCTGTCTTCCCCATCGCGCTGGGCGGGCTGACGGTCTACAGCCTGGGGGAGATCGTGGCCGACCGGCCAGGCTTCCACGATGAGGGGGCCATCTACCCAGTGGGCTTCTGCAGCACCCGGGTCTACGCCAGCATGCGGCGCCCTGACCAGCGCTGCCTCTACACCTGCCAGATCAAAGATGGTGGGGCAGGCCCCCGCTTCGAGATCGTGCCTGAGGATGAGCCGGGCAGTGCCCTGGCAGGCACCACGGCTGACACCTGCCACACCCAGCTGCTGGCGGCCATCAGTGCTGCCCGGGGGCGGCCCTACCCTGAGCTGGAGCCAGCCGGGGCTGATTTCTTTGGCTTCTCGCACCCGGCCGTGCACAACCTGATCCAGAGCTGCCCCGGGGCCCGCAAGTGCGGGGCCTACCGCTGGGTCCGCTTCGAGGTGTGTCGTCCCGGGGACGGGCAGGTGCCTCAGGGGCTGCCCGACAACTGCGCCGCCACCGACTTCCAGTCCTTCCGCCGCCGcgcccaggaggaggaggaacgggACCGCGGAGGGGGCGGGCCTGGGGGGCGCGCCCTGGGGCTGACCCCTGCCCAGGCCTTCACTTCCCCCCGCTCCTACGGGGACGTGTTCCTGAGCCGCCCTCCCGCGTCCCCCAGCCATGGCAGCCCCGATGGCTCTGATGACTGA